A stretch of Vigna angularis cultivar LongXiaoDou No.4 chromosome 4, ASM1680809v1, whole genome shotgun sequence DNA encodes these proteins:
- the LOC108342009 gene encoding protein MRG2, producing MGISKTSTEVTDNSNSNSSNSNSSNSNSSTQTETDNHISIPAPYAEGEQLLATHSNRLYIAKVRQVEYHNVEGWQFLVHYLGWKKSWDEWVGIDRLLKNTEENMRKKRALDEKHGIDKNPKVPRGPLAKSKSTNVSRGRKRRNEPVIKPKTALDPDKLVTIQIPPTLKKQLLDDCEFINHLGKLVKLPRSPNVKDILKNYFDYRLKKCGSMADSVEEIMKGLCRYFDKALPVMLLYKTERQQYQEACPANVFPSAIYGAEHLLRLFVKLPELLFHASIEEETLTELRAQLLDFLRFLQKNHSTFFLSTYHVAEDIEISSDKKGD from the exons ATGGGGATTTCCAAGACAAGCACTGAGGTTACCGACAATTCCAATTCCAATAGCAGCAATAGCAATAGCAGCAATAGCAATAGCAGCACTCAGACTGAAACTGACAACCACATCTCCATTCCTGCTCCCTACGCCGAAGGAGAACAGCTATTGGCCACACACTCTAATCGTCTTTACATAGCCAAG GTTAGGCAAGTTGAGTACCACAACGTTGAAGGCTGGCAATTCCTCGTTCATTATCTC GGTTGGAAGAAAAG TTGGGATGAATGGGTTGGAATAGATCGTTTGCTGAAAAACACTGAGGAAAATATGCGCAAAAAACGTGCCCTTGATGAAAAGCACGGCATTGACAAGAATCCGAAAGTCCCACGTGGTCCTCTGGCTAAATCCAAGAGTACTAACG TTTCAAGAGGCAGGAAGCGACGGAATGAACCTGTCATCAAG CCCAAAACTGCTCTTGACCCTGACAAGCTTGTCACCATTCAAATTCCTCCAACGCTGAAGAAACAATTACTTGATGATTGTGAGTTTATTAACCATCTCGGCAAG CTCGTTAAACTTCCTCGTTCTCCTAATGTGAAAGAcatattgaaaaattattttgattacaGATTGAAGAAATGTGGCTC GATGGCTGATTCAGTTGAAGAAATTATGAAAGGATTGTGTCGTTACTTTGATAAAGCACTGCCAGTGATGCTCttgtacaagaccgagcgccaaCAGTACCAAGAAGCTTGTCCAGCCAATGTGTTTCCTTCTGCTATATATGGTGCTGAACATTTGTTACGCCTCTTTG ttAAGTTGCCCGAGCTATTGTTCCATGCTAGCATTGAAGAGGAGACGTTGACAGAGCTTCGGGCACAATTACTTGACTTTCTAAG GTTCTTGCAAAAAAACCACAGCACGTTTTTCCTTTCTACTTATCATGTTGCTGAAGATATTGAGATCAGCTCCGACAAAAAAGGTGACTAG